The Caulifigura coniformis genome includes a region encoding these proteins:
- a CDS encoding TolC family protein: MPYRFRKAVFLAGLSLSAGCATGRPLNGWVFFRDSQPVAEAPAAVVQSGKTPDEAPETPEVSLTSLTLTAPDVPADAAVTSEAGAENLQGSLSLATLESWALTRNPAIRQASASAYKAMGFRDQVGLAPNPTIGFFGEQIGDDGTDQYGAFVAQDFILGDKLRLNQTVLSHSVQAQLWEVESQRRRVITDVRLRFYEALAAQQRLDAATSFEKVLAEGVRVAEVRKDVAEGTQSEILLAKIQRSELQILRQKAGIAFDAAWKELAAIVGVRTLEPVSLEAPAAVLPETKQWEVVYQDIVARSPELKAAHARLCRAASNVERQQVQPIPNLELTAGMGHDLATDQQFGRVQAGLPVPLYNKNQGNIAAADAEYCRAQQDYRRVQLSLSARLARTAQEYDAARIALEKYEQEIVPQAAESLSLTEQGYAAGEFGFLQALTARRVFFEASLELINARRDLAQSAATIDGLLLSGGLDSTVDTAEDDGLRGQALSPQ; the protein is encoded by the coding sequence ATGCCATACCGCTTCCGCAAAGCCGTTTTTCTCGCCGGACTGAGTCTGTCCGCGGGATGCGCGACCGGTCGCCCGCTGAATGGCTGGGTTTTCTTCCGCGATTCCCAACCTGTTGCGGAAGCGCCGGCGGCCGTCGTCCAGTCCGGGAAAACGCCAGACGAAGCTCCCGAGACGCCGGAAGTGTCGCTCACCTCGCTGACACTGACGGCTCCCGACGTTCCGGCAGACGCTGCAGTGACGTCCGAGGCGGGGGCTGAAAACCTGCAGGGTTCGCTGTCGCTCGCGACGCTCGAGTCGTGGGCGCTGACCCGCAATCCGGCCATCCGCCAGGCCTCGGCTTCGGCGTACAAGGCGATGGGTTTTCGCGATCAGGTGGGACTGGCGCCGAACCCCACGATCGGGTTCTTCGGTGAACAGATTGGCGATGACGGCACGGACCAGTATGGCGCGTTCGTGGCGCAGGACTTCATCCTCGGAGACAAGCTGCGTCTCAATCAGACCGTGCTTTCGCACAGCGTGCAGGCGCAGTTGTGGGAAGTGGAGAGCCAGCGACGCCGGGTGATCACCGACGTGCGGCTACGGTTCTACGAGGCGCTGGCGGCGCAGCAGCGGCTCGACGCGGCGACGAGTTTTGAGAAGGTGCTTGCAGAAGGGGTGCGTGTCGCCGAAGTGCGGAAGGACGTTGCGGAGGGAACACAGTCGGAGATCCTGCTGGCGAAGATCCAGCGAAGTGAACTCCAGATCCTTCGCCAGAAGGCGGGGATCGCTTTCGATGCCGCCTGGAAGGAACTGGCCGCAATCGTCGGCGTGCGCACGCTGGAACCGGTGTCGCTGGAAGCTCCGGCGGCCGTTCTCCCGGAAACGAAGCAATGGGAGGTGGTGTACCAGGATATCGTGGCCCGGAGTCCCGAACTGAAGGCCGCTCATGCACGTCTGTGCCGGGCCGCCTCGAACGTGGAGCGTCAGCAGGTCCAGCCGATTCCGAACCTGGAACTGACGGCGGGGATGGGGCATGACCTGGCGACGGACCAGCAGTTCGGGCGCGTGCAGGCGGGGCTGCCGGTGCCGCTGTACAACAAGAACCAGGGAAACATTGCGGCCGCGGACGCGGAATACTGCCGGGCGCAGCAGGACTACCGACGGGTACAGTTGTCGCTGAGCGCGCGGCTGGCGCGCACGGCGCAGGAATATGACGCCGCGCGGATCGCGCTGGAAAAGTATGAGCAGGAGATCGTTCCGCAGGCGGCGGAAAGCCTGAGCCTGACCGAGCAGGGGTATGCGGCAGGGGAGTTTGGATTCCTGCAGGCGTTGACGGCACGGCGGGTGTTCTTCGAGGCGTCGCTGGAACTGATCAATGCACGGCGGGACCTGGCGCAATCGGCGGCGACGATCGATGGCCTGCTGCTCAGCGGCGGGCTGGATTCGACGGTGGATACGGCTGAGGACGACGGTCTGAGAGGGCAGGCGCTGAGCCCGCAGTAA
- a CDS encoding amidohydrolase family protein, with translation MIVDLNTFLGHYPFRRLRFTTAGDMVAHLDAHGIEAALVSPTHAFFYRDAHRGNEELLEAVGPFPGRLFAVGMVNPAYAGWERDLRWLAEQGRVKAIALAPEHHAYRLADDRGQAALQQIAELKLPVVLTQRLEDRRQRHHWDIADDLKVDDVVTAANVPTLRLVLLNWLGLPADKLLAAGLRGRCLIDFARMSVVMSKDVPKLIEALGPESIGFGSHMPFDYTAAALVKQSNVLEVLPDVAEQIAWKNADRFLGLGLSDGGR, from the coding sequence ATGATTGTTGATCTGAACACGTTCCTTGGGCATTACCCGTTCCGCCGGCTCCGGTTCACCACCGCGGGCGACATGGTGGCCCATCTGGATGCGCATGGCATTGAGGCGGCCCTGGTCTCGCCGACTCATGCGTTTTTCTACCGTGACGCGCATCGCGGGAACGAAGAACTGCTCGAAGCGGTGGGCCCGTTTCCGGGGCGGCTGTTTGCCGTCGGGATGGTCAACCCGGCCTATGCAGGCTGGGAGCGGGATCTGCGGTGGCTGGCCGAGCAGGGCCGCGTGAAGGCCATCGCACTGGCGCCCGAGCATCATGCCTATCGCCTTGCGGACGACCGCGGGCAGGCGGCGTTGCAACAGATCGCCGAGCTGAAACTTCCGGTCGTCCTGACGCAGCGTCTTGAGGATCGCCGGCAGCGTCATCATTGGGACATTGCTGACGACCTGAAGGTCGACGATGTGGTGACGGCCGCGAACGTCCCGACGCTGCGGCTGGTTCTCCTGAACTGGTTGGGCCTGCCGGCGGACAAGCTGCTTGCGGCCGGTCTCCGCGGCCGCTGCCTGATCGATTTCGCGCGGATGAGCGTGGTGATGAGCAAGGATGTCCCAAAGCTCATCGAGGCCCTGGGGCCGGAATCGATCGGATTCGGAAGCCACATGCCGTTCGACTACACGGCCGCCGCGCTGGTGAAGCAGTCGAACGTTCTGGAGGTGCTGCCGGACGTCGCCGAACAGATCGCGTGGAAGAACGCGGATCGATTCCTGGGGCTGGGACTGTCCGACGGGGGACGATGA
- a CDS encoding efflux RND transporter periplasmic adaptor subunit, whose protein sequence is MPVSPAPSRSVPVSRVRSFLVGSLFVAAVLAVMTVIGLKSDSTNRLAAGSSAAPKAEEPRTAPVRPEQDREGVLRFPEEGWTGAGIELGEVVQEPLRDVARVTGKVTLNEDRVAHISPLVAGRVEKVHVPLGQHVRAGDVLVTVESPEIGNAKLGLYRNRLLNQFARVKDEWTQDVSRNTHELVESLRGNPSMDDLSSGFREKKLGKNREQLIAAYTNLRKARVDRDRLETLSQQGITPGKELIAAKAVHDAELASFQAILETIDQEEHYNALLSTHARQEAETRVAVDEASLKLLGFQQSDLDSVDPVKEGKDLSRYQIVAPFDGTIIAKDVALLERVTPEHEVMTVADLSTVWIKVDVFEQHLALLSALEGGAIEITAAAWPGETFQARVFHTGEIVDEASRTIGMRAMADNRDGRLKPGMFVEVALPGTSNMASAVVPASALLEHQGKSLVFVHLGGDRFDVREVRLGRGQGDRREVVAGLKEGDKVVVKGGFALKSRMLADLLSGD, encoded by the coding sequence ATGCCGGTTTCACCTGCCCCGTCACGCTCAGTTCCTGTTTCACGAGTCCGCAGCTTTCTGGTGGGAAGCCTGTTTGTCGCAGCCGTTCTTGCGGTGATGACTGTGATCGGCCTCAAGAGCGATTCGACGAATCGTCTGGCGGCCGGAAGCAGTGCCGCGCCGAAAGCGGAAGAGCCGCGAACGGCGCCCGTCCGGCCGGAGCAGGACCGTGAGGGGGTGCTCCGTTTTCCGGAGGAGGGCTGGACGGGGGCGGGGATCGAACTGGGCGAAGTCGTCCAGGAGCCGCTCCGGGACGTCGCACGGGTGACGGGCAAGGTCACCCTGAACGAAGACCGCGTGGCCCACATTTCGCCGCTTGTCGCCGGCCGAGTCGAGAAAGTTCACGTTCCGCTGGGGCAGCATGTCCGGGCGGGCGATGTACTCGTCACGGTGGAGAGCCCGGAGATCGGCAATGCCAAGCTGGGTCTGTATCGGAACCGGCTGCTCAACCAGTTTGCGCGTGTGAAGGATGAGTGGACGCAGGACGTTTCGCGGAACACTCATGAGCTCGTGGAGTCGCTCCGCGGGAATCCGAGCATGGACGACCTGTCGTCGGGATTCCGGGAGAAGAAGCTCGGAAAGAATCGTGAACAGTTGATCGCGGCGTACACCAACCTGAGGAAGGCCCGTGTCGACCGGGACCGACTGGAGACCCTGTCACAGCAAGGGATCACTCCCGGCAAGGAACTGATCGCGGCGAAGGCCGTCCACGATGCCGAGCTGGCGAGCTTCCAGGCGATACTGGAAACCATCGACCAGGAAGAACACTACAACGCACTGCTGTCGACGCATGCCCGGCAGGAAGCGGAAACTCGCGTGGCCGTCGATGAGGCGTCGCTCAAGCTCCTCGGATTTCAGCAGTCGGACCTCGATTCGGTCGATCCGGTGAAGGAAGGCAAGGACCTGTCGCGTTATCAGATCGTGGCGCCGTTCGATGGGACGATCATCGCCAAGGACGTGGCGCTCCTGGAACGGGTCACGCCGGAACATGAAGTGATGACTGTCGCGGACCTGTCGACGGTGTGGATCAAAGTCGACGTGTTCGAGCAGCACCTGGCGCTTCTTTCCGCGCTGGAGGGAGGGGCGATCGAGATCACTGCGGCCGCGTGGCCCGGGGAGACGTTCCAGGCACGCGTGTTCCACACCGGGGAGATCGTGGATGAGGCATCCCGGACGATTGGAATGCGGGCGATGGCCGACAATCGGGACGGCCGCCTGAAGCCGGGCATGTTTGTCGAAGTGGCCCTTCCGGGGACGTCGAACATGGCGTCGGCAGTCGTGCCGGCCTCGGCGCTCCTGGAACACCAGGGGAAGTCGCTCGTGTTCGTCCACCTGGGCGGTGATCGCTTTGACGTGCGCGAAGTCCGTCTCGGGCGGGGGCAGGGGGACCGTCGCGAGGTGGTGGCGGGCCTGAAGGAGGGAGACAAGGTCGTGGTCAAAGGAGGCTTCGCGCTGAAGTCGCGCATGCTGGCCGATCTCCTGAGCGGCGATTGA
- a CDS encoding efflux RND transporter permease subunit → MVQRIIDWSLDNRFIVMLLSLVLLGVGAYSVTQLPLDAVPDLTNVQVQVLTTSPALGPVEIEQFITFPVEMAMSGLPRVTEIRSISRFGLSAVTVIFEDGTDIYWARNLINERLQQARENIPDGMGDPQMGPIATGMSEIYQFEVRAEPGHNYSQMDLRTILDWQIAFQLRGVPGVTEVNTFGGELKTYEIQVDPVKLRRYDIPLSRVFRSLEENNANSGGGYLVHGAEQRLVRGEGLITSLSDVREIVLESREGTPIKIADIGDVRFAPMLRQGAVTRDGDREAVTGMVMMLMGANSRQVVADVKTKIHQIQETLPAGVVVDAFYDRTELVNKTIHTIAENIGSGVGLVIVMLFLLLGDFRAGLIVAAAIPLSAMSALIAMNLAGVSANLMSLGAVDFGVIVDGAVVMVENAVRRASQYQKRTGQRVPLSVFRESSYEVGKPILFAGLIVIIVFLPIFSLEGVEGKMFRPMAFTFMSALSAALVLAVTVTPVMASLFLARKIQERETWIIRGCKRLYSPLLTRMMRWPVVVLAGSVVLFVASVMLASRFGVEFVPKLDEGDLAIQAVRLPSVSLETSLEMTAAMERTLKKFPEVKTVVSKTGRPEIANDPMGVHQTDIFVGLKPPSEWPTPRTKESLVTEMQGALEREVPSNSFSFTQPIELRVQELVAGVRSDVGINLYGDDLAELARIGDEIAAVLGQVPGAADVQSQQIGGLPYLRIQVKRDEIARYGINVREVLDAVTSIGGMPAGQVFEGQRRFPMQVRLSPSWREDAEKLKQLAVVDPQGRAIPISQLAEIRVEEGPSEIGREALRRRLQVQCNVRGRDLAGFVSAAQEAVHQKVRLPDGYSITWGGQFENLQRATQRLMIAVPVALFLIFALLYLTFGSVKLALLIYLNVPIAATGGILSLWLRDMPFSISAGVGFIALFGIAVMNGVVLIEHVRHLRLTGRGQYEAVVEGAMDRLRPVLMTATCGALGFIPMAISASAGAEVQRPLATVVIGGLVTSTLLTLLVLPAIYRWFEPAARDEEEALAVH, encoded by the coding sequence GTGGTTCAGCGCATCATTGACTGGTCTCTCGACAACCGCTTCATCGTCATGCTGCTATCGCTCGTGCTGCTGGGTGTGGGGGCCTACTCCGTCACTCAGCTGCCGCTCGATGCGGTTCCGGACCTGACCAACGTCCAGGTGCAGGTTCTGACGACCTCTCCGGCGCTCGGTCCGGTCGAGATTGAACAGTTCATCACGTTTCCAGTCGAGATGGCGATGAGCGGGTTGCCGCGCGTGACGGAGATTCGATCGATCAGCCGGTTTGGCCTGTCGGCCGTCACGGTGATCTTCGAGGACGGCACGGACATCTACTGGGCGAGGAACCTGATCAACGAGCGGCTGCAGCAGGCCCGGGAGAACATTCCCGACGGGATGGGCGATCCGCAGATGGGCCCGATCGCGACGGGGATGAGTGAGATCTACCAGTTCGAAGTGCGGGCCGAGCCAGGACACAACTATTCACAGATGGACCTCCGGACGATTCTCGACTGGCAGATTGCCTTCCAGCTGCGCGGCGTTCCGGGCGTGACGGAGGTCAACACGTTCGGCGGCGAACTCAAGACGTACGAAATCCAGGTCGATCCGGTGAAGCTGCGCCGGTACGACATTCCGCTGTCGCGGGTGTTTCGATCCCTGGAGGAGAACAACGCGAACTCGGGAGGGGGCTATCTCGTCCATGGCGCGGAGCAGCGCCTGGTCCGCGGCGAAGGTCTGATCACGTCTCTCTCCGACGTGCGGGAAATTGTCCTTGAGTCGCGCGAAGGGACGCCGATCAAGATTGCCGACATCGGCGACGTGCGATTCGCGCCGATGCTCCGGCAGGGGGCGGTGACACGTGACGGCGATCGTGAGGCGGTCACGGGAATGGTGATGATGTTGATGGGCGCCAACTCGCGGCAGGTGGTCGCGGACGTCAAAACGAAGATCCACCAGATCCAGGAGACGCTGCCCGCGGGAGTCGTCGTCGACGCGTTCTATGACCGGACGGAACTGGTCAACAAAACGATCCATACGATCGCCGAGAACATCGGCAGCGGAGTGGGGCTCGTGATCGTGATGCTGTTCCTTCTACTGGGCGATTTCCGGGCCGGGTTGATCGTTGCGGCGGCGATTCCGCTGTCGGCGATGTCGGCGCTGATCGCGATGAACCTGGCCGGCGTGTCGGCGAACCTGATGAGCCTGGGGGCGGTCGATTTCGGCGTGATCGTCGACGGAGCGGTGGTGATGGTCGAGAACGCGGTCCGCCGTGCGAGCCAGTACCAGAAGCGGACAGGGCAGCGGGTTCCGCTGTCGGTGTTCCGCGAGTCGTCGTACGAAGTCGGCAAGCCGATCCTGTTTGCCGGCCTCATCGTGATCATCGTGTTCCTCCCGATTTTCAGTCTGGAAGGGGTGGAAGGGAAGATGTTCCGGCCGATGGCCTTCACGTTCATGTCCGCGCTGTCGGCCGCGCTCGTGCTGGCGGTGACGGTGACGCCGGTGATGGCGTCGCTGTTTCTGGCGCGGAAGATCCAGGAACGCGAGACGTGGATCATCCGAGGCTGCAAGCGTCTCTATTCCCCTCTGCTGACCAGAATGATGCGCTGGCCGGTCGTCGTACTGGCGGGTTCGGTCGTTCTGTTTGTCGCGAGCGTGATGCTCGCCTCGCGGTTCGGCGTCGAGTTCGTGCCGAAGCTGGACGAAGGGGACCTGGCGATCCAGGCGGTGCGGCTGCCGAGTGTGTCGCTCGAAACATCTCTGGAAATGACGGCCGCGATGGAGCGGACGCTGAAGAAGTTTCCGGAAGTGAAGACGGTCGTTTCGAAGACGGGGCGGCCGGAGATCGCGAACGACCCGATGGGTGTCCATCAGACCGACATTTTTGTCGGCCTGAAGCCTCCTTCGGAATGGCCCACACCGCGAACGAAGGAGTCACTGGTCACCGAGATGCAGGGGGCGCTGGAGCGGGAAGTGCCCAGCAACTCATTCAGCTTCACACAGCCGATCGAACTGCGCGTGCAGGAACTGGTGGCCGGCGTGCGGTCGGACGTCGGCATTAACCTGTACGGGGACGACCTTGCGGAACTCGCCAGGATCGGCGACGAGATCGCGGCCGTTCTGGGACAGGTGCCGGGGGCTGCGGACGTGCAGTCGCAGCAGATCGGGGGGCTGCCGTACCTGCGCATCCAGGTGAAGCGAGACGAGATCGCGCGGTACGGGATCAACGTCCGAGAGGTACTCGACGCGGTGACTTCGATCGGCGGCATGCCGGCGGGCCAGGTGTTCGAAGGGCAGCGCCGATTCCCGATGCAGGTGCGGCTGTCTCCCAGTTGGCGCGAAGACGCGGAGAAGCTGAAACAGCTGGCGGTCGTTGATCCTCAGGGACGTGCGATACCGATCTCGCAACTGGCGGAGATCCGCGTCGAAGAGGGGCCTTCCGAAATCGGACGGGAAGCGCTCCGACGCCGTCTGCAGGTGCAGTGCAACGTGCGGGGCCGGGATCTGGCGGGCTTTGTGAGCGCAGCCCAGGAGGCGGTCCACCAGAAGGTTCGTCTTCCGGACGGGTACTCGATCACCTGGGGAGGGCAGTTTGAAAACCTGCAGCGCGCAACGCAGCGGCTGATGATCGCGGTCCCGGTGGCGCTGTTTCTGATCTTTGCCCTGCTGTACCTGACATTCGGGTCTGTGAAGCTGGCGCTGTTGATCTATCTCAACGTGCCGATTGCGGCGACCGGGGGGATCCTGTCGCTGTGGCTGCGCGACATGCCGTTCTCGATCTCGGCCGGCGTGGGATTCATCGCGCTGTTCGGGATCGCGGTGATGAACGGCGTGGTGCTGATCGAACATGTGCGGCATCTGCGCCTGACGGGGCGGGGACAGTATGAAGCGGTGGTCGAGGGGGCGATGGACCGGCTGCGTCCGGTGCTCATGACGGCGACCTGCGGGGCTCTCGGATTCATCCCGATGGCGATTTCGGCGAGTGCCGGGGCCGAGGTTCAGCGTCCGCTGGCGACGGTTGTGATCGGCGGGCTGGTGACGTCGACTTTGCTGACGCTGCTGGTTCTTCCGGCGATCTACCGGTGGTTCGAGCCGGCCGCGAGGGATGAGGAGGAGGCCCTTGCTGTCCATTGA
- a CDS encoding homing endonuclease associated repeat-containing protein: protein MPAKRRLTARLIARKAKAAFHKHGPNLSLHQFARLSGLSVGIIQLRLGPWLAFKKTLGLDPAPARPDRPTHQPEEVLARLRTLSAKSPRLTLAAFTRATGYSERTIVRCFGSWSALKREVSLPPSRSGKARIDSTRLLADLARVAAGLSRIPTEREYARRGSYSVHTLTRTLGLWRHLPAHLGLFLSALDEKFPDNASQAKVVRKLLDPAFNLPAD, encoded by the coding sequence ATGCCCGCAAAACGACGACTCACCGCCCGCCTCATCGCCCGGAAAGCCAAAGCCGCCTTCCACAAGCACGGCCCCAACCTCTCCCTTCACCAGTTCGCCCGCCTCTCCGGCCTGTCCGTCGGAATCATCCAGCTCCGACTCGGCCCCTGGCTCGCTTTCAAGAAAACCCTCGGCCTCGATCCCGCCCCCGCCAGGCCCGATCGACCAACGCATCAGCCCGAAGAGGTCCTCGCCCGGCTTCGCACACTCTCCGCGAAGTCGCCCCGGCTCACCCTCGCTGCGTTCACTCGCGCCACCGGCTATTCCGAACGGACGATCGTCCGCTGCTTCGGCTCCTGGTCCGCCCTCAAACGCGAGGTCAGCCTGCCTCCCTCACGCAGTGGAAAAGCCCGAATCGATTCCACCCGGCTCCTCGCTGATCTCGCCCGAGTCGCAGCCGGCCTCAGCCGCATTCCGACCGAGCGCGAATATGCCCGCCGCGGAAGCTACTCCGTCCACACACTCACTCGCACCCTCGGCCTCTGGAGACACCTCCCCGCCCACCTCGGACTCTTCCTCTCTGCACTCGACGAAAAGTTCCCGGACAACGCCTCTCAGGCCAAAGTCGTCCGCAAGCTCCTGGATCCCGCGTTCAATCTTCCGGCCGATTGA